A window of the Dasypus novemcinctus isolate mDasNov1 chromosome 15, mDasNov1.1.hap2, whole genome shotgun sequence genome harbors these coding sequences:
- the MAB21L1 gene encoding putative nucleotidyltransferase MAB21L1, which produces MIAAQAKLVYHLNKYYNEKCQARKAAIAKTIREVCKVVSDVLKEVEVQEPRFISSLNEMDNRYEGLEVVSPTEFEVVLYLNQMGVFNFVDDGSLPGCAVLKLSDGRKRSMSLWVEFITASGYLSARKIRSRFQTLVAQAVDKCSYRDVVKMVADTSEVKLRIRDRYVVQITPAFKCTGIWPRSAAHWPLPHIPWPGPNRVAEVKAEGFNLLSKECHSLAGKQSSAESDAWVLQFAEAENRLQMGGCRKKCLSILKTLRDRHLELPGQPLNNYHMKTLVSYECEKHPRESDWDESCLGDRLNGILLQLISCLQCRRCPHYFLPNLDLFQGKPHSALENAAKQTWRLAREILTNPKSLEKL; this is translated from the coding sequence ATGATCGCGGCCCAGGCCAAGCTGGTGTACCACCTGAACAAGTACTACAACGAGAAGTGCCAGGCGCGCAAGGCGGCCATCGCCAAGACCATCCGCGAGGTCTGCAAGGTGGTGTCCGACGTGCTCAAGGAGGTGGAGGTGCAGGAGCCGCGCTTCATCAGCTCGCTCAACGAGATGGACAACCGCTACGAGGGCCTCGAGGTGGTCTCGCCCACCGAGTTCGAGGTGGTGCTCTACCTCAACCAGATGGGGGTGTTCAACTTCGTCGACGACGGCTCGCTGCCCGGCTGCGCCGTGCTCAAGCTGAGCGACGGGCGCAAGCGGAGCATGTCGCTCTGGGTGGAGTTCATCACCGCCTCCGGCTACCTCTCGGCGCGCAAGATCCGCTCCCGCTTCCAGACGCTGGTGGCGCAGGCGGTGGACAAGTGCAGCTACCGGGACGTGGTCAAGATGGTGGCGGACACCAGCGAGGTGAAGCTGAGGATCCGCGACCGCTACGTGGTGCAGATCACCCCGGCCTTTAAGTGCACCGGCATCTGGCCGCGCAGCGCCGCGCACTGGCCCCTGCCCCACATCCCCTGGCCCGGCCCCAACCGCGTGGCGGAGGTCAAGGCGGAGGGCTTCAACCTCCTGTCCAAGGAGTGCCACTCGCTGGCCGGCAAGCAGAGCTCGGCCGAGAGCGACGCCTGGGTGCTGCAGTTCGCCGAGGCCGAGAACAGGCTGCAGATGGGGGGCTGCCGGAAGAAGTGCCTCTCCATCCTCAAGACCCTGCGCGACCGCCACCTCGAGCTGCCGGGCCAGCCGCTCAACAACTACCACATGAAGACTCTGGTCTCCTACGAGTGCGAGAAGCACCCCCGCGAGTCGGACTGGGACGAGTCGTGCCTGGGGGACCGGCTGAACGGGATCCTGCTGCAGCTCATCTCCTGCCTGCAGTGCCGGCGCTGTCCCCACTACTTCCTGCCCAACCTCGACCTCTTCCAGGGCAAGCCGCACTCGGCCCTGGAGAACGCCGCCAAGCAGACGTGGCGGCTGGCGAGGGAGATCCTCACCAACCCCAAGAGCCTGGAGAAACTGTAG